One region of Seriola aureovittata isolate HTS-2021-v1 ecotype China chromosome 15, ASM2101889v1, whole genome shotgun sequence genomic DNA includes:
- the csf1rb gene encoding macrophage colony-stimulating factor 1 receptor 2 produces MMRVGDLQDTSVSERTASGRGGWVMSGGGGCRGSSSPSVRFSLTSTEQQQREREMLVHPLLLSIALSCCCSAEDSPAAPSIHLNSDFLPNQTEMVLTAGSAFTLSCHGNGSIRWSSTAFCLLYQDKLPNPVKVNSSVPRHTGTFRCGYTTQGLEHLDTWIHLYIKDPTDPSSVFVTPRRDPDAKEGQDFLFKCLLTDPSVKNLTLQSEDREGVLPQGMNVTFDPHRGALIRDLQRSFNGRYVCSGWRDGKQFRSKCVNLMVVPRLRPPTLSVSQDKFVCLEGEKFEVTCLTSNPSHFYYLTWTHPNIQGLNMTLSRHYSNHRLYINGTLTVSGVSLKHSGPYTCTATNEDGVATATTQLRVLDHPYLRIYLQSTQQANANTKSTDVKYLSANVSIMPVEVQREPDANISHASPQVNREMFANVNPKRTDGASSANISGSSRVEVYEGQDVTLTFVMEAYPPISNQDWTTPIHTNSKNNTVYHESYTANGYRSEASLLLRRVRKEDQGRYSFHFSNSFFSGLQNVDLRIFRSPSAEVILQNDTLTCISSGYPRPTILWYTCAGVQDTCGDVSTYQVSPANVTSQEEEEEEVRKHLPLSAGDDVTVECVASNKMGKSRDVFRPWKSQKPQMLFTPALIGALSAAAVLLLLLLVVFYQWRQKPKYEIRWKIIESTDGNNYTFVDPTQLPYNHKWEFPRDKLRLGAVLGSGAFGKVVEATAYGLGTDNNVARVAVKMLKPSAHSEEREALMSELKILSHLGYHDNIVNLLGACTRGGPMLMITEYCSHGDLLNFLRAHTQDFMTSILSVDEVEEEAFYKNMAAQNSRLRSDSGISCCSEYQEMLPVLNPGQTHQGVQTDSLSVSDLMRFSYQVAQGLDFLSTRNCIHRDVAARNVLLTDRRVAKICDFGLARDIRNDDSYIVQGNARLPVKWMAPESIFQCVYTVQSDVWSYGVLLWEIFSLGKSPYPNVAVDTNFYKMIMDGGHMARPDFAPAEMYQLMTLCWSLEPTDRPTFKTIGQLVNGLLPSTNDTSPRHTHQSTYRNIDECREEEEEEEEEEVIGGGETLKRGEEEEQEQRELRDDEEEEKELMMKNIYQLS; encoded by the exons ATGATGAGAGTGGGAGACCTGCAGGACACCTCTGTCTCTGAGAGGACCGCCTCAGGCAGGGGGGGGTGGGTAATgtcaggggggggggggtgcagaggAAGTTCGTCTCCTTCAGTCAGATTCAGTTTGACTTCAACcgaacaacaacagagagagagagagatgttggtccatcctctgctgctgtcgATCgccctcagctgctgctgctctgctgaag attctcctgctgctccatcGATCCATCTGAACTCTGACTTTTTGCCAAATCAAACCGAGATGGTTCTGACTGCCGGCTCCGCCTTCACCCTCAGTTGCCATGGTAATGGTTCGATCCGCTGGTCTAGCACTGCATTTTGTCTGCTGTACCAGGACAAACTGCCCAACCCGGTGAAGGTCAACAGCTCAGTCCCTCGACACACTGGGACATTCCGCTGTGGGTACACCACCCAGGGCCTGGAACACCTGGACACCTGGATCCACCTGTACATCAAAG ACCCAACCGACCCATCCAGTGTGTTCGTCACTCCTCGCAGAGACCCTGATGCCAAAGAAGGACAGGACTTCCTGTTCAAGTGTCTGCTGACTGACCCATCTGTGAAAAACCTCACCCTCCAATCAGAGGACAGGGAGGGAGTCCTCCCCCAGGGCATgaatgtgacctttgacccccacaGAGGGGCCCTAATCCGAGACCTGCAGAGGTCGTTCAACGGCCGCTATGTGTGTTCAGGCTGGAGGGATGGGAAGCAGTTCAGATCCAAATGTGTCAACCTGATGGTGGTCCCCA GGCTGCGTCCTCCCACCCTTTCTGTCAGTCAGGATAAATTCGTCTGCCTGGAAGGAGAAAAGTTTGAGGTCACCTGTCTGACTAGTAACCCCTCCCACTTCTACTACCTCACCTGGACACACCCAAACATACag GGACTGAACATGACTCTCAGCCGTCACTATAGCAACCACCGCCTGTACATCAATGGCACTCTGACTGTCTCTGGTGTCAGTCTGAAACACAGTGGACCATACACGTGTACTGCCACCAATGAAGATGGAGTTGCCACGGCAACCACACAGCTCAGAGTTCTGG ATCATCCTTACCTGAGGATCTATCTGCAGTCGACACAgcaagctaatgctaacaccaAGTCCACAGACGTCAAGTACCTgtctgctaatgttagcattatgCCGGTGGAGGTGCAACGAGAGCCagatgctaacattagccatgCTTCACCGCAAGTGAATCGTGaaatgtttgctaatgttaaCCCCAAAAGGACAGATGGTGCTAGCAGTGCTAATATTAGTGGCAGTAGCAGAGTGGAAGTGTATGAAGGCCAAGATGTGACGCTAACATTTGTGATGGAGGCATATCCTCCAATCAGCAACCAGGACTGGACGACACCAATACACACCAACAGCAAGAACAACACAGTGTACCATGAGAGCTACACTGCTAATGGCTacag GTCGGAGGCGAGCCTGCTGCTGCGGCGGGTCCGTAAGGAGGATCAAGGTCGATACTCGTTTCATTTCTCAAACTCGTTCTTCAGCGGCTTGCAGAACGTCGATCTACGAATCTTCC GTTCTCCGAGTGCTGAGGTCATTCTACAGAATGACACCCTGACCTGCATCAGCTCTGGATATCCACGACCCACAATCCTCTGGTACACCTGCGCTGGAGTCCAGGACAC GTGTGGAGATGTCTCCACCTATCAGGTGTCTCCAGCTAATGTGACctcacaggaggaagaggaggaagaggtgaggaAACACCTCCCTCTGTCAGctggtgatgatgtcactgttgaGTGTGTAGCCTCCAATAAGATGGGAAAGTCTCGTGATGTCTTCAGACCCTGGAAGTCTCAGA AACCTCAAATGCTCTTCACTCCGGCTCTGATTGGAGCTCTGAGCGCTGCTGCCGTCCTCCTCCTGTTGCTATTGGTTGTCTTTTACCAGTGGAGACAG AAACCCAAGTATGAGATACGATGGAAGATCATCGAGAGCACAGACGGAAACAACTACACCTTTGTTGACCCTACCCAGTTGCCGTACAACCACAAGTGGGAGTTTCCACGAGACAAACTCCGCCTTG GCGCTGTTTTGGGTTCGGGAGCATTTGGGAAGGTCGTCGAGGCAACAGCATACGGTCTAGGAACTGACAACAACGTCGCTAGAGTCGCCGTCAAGATGCTGAAAC CAAGTGCTCACTCGGAGGAACGTGAAGCTCTGATGTCAGAGCTGAAGATTCTCAGCCATCTtggttaccatgacaacatcGTCAACCTGCTGGGAGCCTGCACTCGAGGAG GTCCCATGCTGATGATCACAGAGTACTGTAGCCATGGTGACCTGCTGAACTTCCTGCGGGCTCACACTCAGGACTTCATGACATCCATTTTGAGTGTGGATGAAGTTGAGGAGGAGGCTTTCTATAAGAACATGGCCGCCCAGAACAGCAGACTCAGGAG tgacagTGGGATCTCGTGCTGTTCAGAGTATCAGGAGATGCTGCCAGTTCTCAACCCAGGACAAACACACCAGG gtgtacagacagacagcctATCTGTCAGTGACCTCATGAGGTTTTCGTACCAGGTGGCTCAGGGTCTGGACTTCCTGTCCAccagaaat TGTATCCACAGAGACGTGGCGGCGAGAAACGTCCTGCTGACTGATCGTCGTGTTGCAAAGATCTGTGACTTTGGTTTGGCTCGAGACATTCGCAACGACGACAGCTACATCGTTCAAGGAAAC gcccGCCTCCCGGTGAAGTGGATGGCTCCTGAGAGCAtctttcagtgtgtttacactgtgcAGAGCGACGTCTGGTCGTATGGAGTCTTACTGTGGGAGATCTTCTCTCtgg GTAAGAGTCCGTATCCCAATGTTGCCGTGGATACCAACTTCTACAAGATGATCATGGATGGCGGTCACATGGCTCGGCCAGACTTTGCTCCAGCAGAGAT GTATCAGCTGATGACTCTCTGCTGGAGTCTGGAGCCCACCGACAGACCAACCTTCAAAACCATTGGTCAGCTCGTCAATGGGCTCCTCCCCTCCACCAATGACACGTCGCCACGTCACACCCATCAG TCGACGTACAGGAACATTGACgagtgcagagaggaagaggaggaggaggaggaggaggaggtcataggaggaggagaaacactgaagagaggagaagaagaagagcaggagcagagag AGCTCcgtgatgatgaagaggaggagaaggagctgaTGATGAAGAACATCTACCAGCTCTCCTGA